The proteins below come from a single Parageobacillus thermoglucosidasius genomic window:
- a CDS encoding ABC transporter permease: MSNILSLIQNENMKIYRRFGTWFMIGLLALSALAGALIINATYKEPANWKAEVASEIKGIEAQLSEEKLPKMYKNHLEQQLKINEYRLEHNIKPLASNTFWGYLVNSADIIALITLFTIIVAAGSVASEFSWGTIKMLLIRPASRSKILLSKYIATLLFALSMLLLLFVVSAAVGAAVFGMENIREPYLAYQNGAVVEKSMLLHVMQVYALNCVDLVMMATFAFMISAVFRNHSLAIGLATFALFVGPQITVFLAMKFDWAKYLLFANTDLTQYIDGMPLVEGMTMSFSIMMLLVYFVLFNTLTWFIFRKRDIVA; this comes from the coding sequence TTGTCTAACATTCTTTCACTTATTCAAAATGAAAATATGAAAATTTACCGCAGGTTTGGCACATGGTTTATGATCGGCCTTCTTGCATTGTCGGCATTAGCGGGAGCATTGATTATAAATGCAACATATAAAGAACCGGCAAACTGGAAGGCGGAGGTTGCTTCGGAGATAAAGGGAATAGAAGCCCAGCTTTCTGAAGAAAAGCTGCCGAAAATGTATAAAAATCATCTCGAACAGCAACTGAAAATCAATGAGTATCGCCTCGAACATAATATAAAACCTTTGGCGTCCAATACGTTTTGGGGATATTTGGTGAATTCAGCAGACATTATTGCGCTGATTACGCTGTTTACGATTATTGTGGCGGCAGGAAGCGTGGCGAGCGAATTTTCGTGGGGAACGATCAAGATGCTTCTCATTCGTCCCGCCAGCCGCTCGAAAATTTTGCTTTCGAAATACATCGCCACCCTGCTGTTTGCGCTTAGCATGCTGCTATTGTTGTTTGTTGTCTCAGCTGCCGTTGGCGCGGCTGTTTTTGGAATGGAAAACATCCGCGAACCATATTTAGCGTATCAAAATGGAGCAGTTGTTGAGAAAAGCATGCTTCTTCATGTGATGCAAGTATATGCACTCAATTGCGTTGATCTTGTTATGATGGCGACCTTTGCGTTTATGATATCCGCGGTGTTTCGCAATCATTCGCTTGCGATTGGACTGGCGACGTTTGCCCTGTTTGTCGGACCGCAGATTACGGTGTTTCTTGCCATGAAATTTGACTGGGCAAAATATTTGTTATTTGCCAATACGGATTTGACGCAATATATTGATGGAATGCCGCTTGTCGAAGGAATGACGATGTCATTTTCCATTATGATGCTGCTTGTTTATTTTGTGCTGTTTAACACGCTGACATGGTTTATTTTTCGAAAACGGGATATTGTGGCGTAA
- a CDS encoding ABC transporter ATP-binding protein, whose amino-acid sequence MNPLLQLKNVRKDIGKKTIIHDLSLEVFAGEVFGFLGPNGAGKTTTIRMIVGLMGITSGEVLINGISIQKDFEKAIQHVGAIVENPEMYKFLTGYQNLLHYARMTKGVTKERIDEVVQLVGLEKRIHDKVKTYSLGMRQRLGLAQALLHRPSLLILDEPTNGLDPAGIREIRDYLRKLAKEEGLGIVVSSHLLSEMEMMCDRFAIIQHGRLVGIESVQELSKQAEKVLLTVEPMQQALAVIKHAYPHMNVTPTKQGIEVSLDYEEIPNLNAALVSEHIKVYGIQVLTKSLEERFLEMTGGNEIV is encoded by the coding sequence ATGAATCCGCTTTTGCAATTGAAAAATGTCAGGAAAGATATCGGTAAAAAAACGATTATCCACGATTTGTCGCTTGAAGTATTTGCAGGGGAAGTGTTTGGCTTTCTTGGGCCGAACGGCGCCGGGAAAACGACGACGATCCGCATGATTGTAGGACTGATGGGAATTACTAGCGGCGAAGTGTTGATTAATGGAATCAGCATTCAAAAAGATTTTGAAAAAGCGATTCAACATGTTGGAGCCATTGTCGAAAATCCGGAAATGTATAAGTTTTTGACAGGGTATCAAAATTTGCTTCATTACGCGCGCATGACAAAAGGAGTAACAAAGGAGCGAATCGATGAGGTCGTCCAACTAGTCGGTTTGGAAAAACGAATCCATGACAAAGTAAAAACGTATTCGCTTGGCATGCGGCAACGGCTGGGATTAGCGCAGGCATTGCTTCATCGTCCTTCTTTGCTTATTTTGGATGAACCGACAAACGGGCTCGATCCCGCCGGCATCCGCGAAATCCGCGACTATTTGCGCAAGCTGGCGAAAGAAGAAGGGCTGGGAATCGTCGTCTCGAGCCATCTTCTTTCCGAAATGGAAATGATGTGCGACCGGTTTGCGATTATTCAACATGGGAGATTAGTAGGAATTGAATCAGTTCAAGAACTGTCCAAACAAGCGGAAAAAGTGCTGCTTACTGTTGAGCCGATGCAGCAAGCGCTAGCCGTGATCAAACATGCTTATCCTCATATGAACGTCACGCCGACAAAACAAGGAATTGAAGTTTCGCTTGATTACGAGGAAATACCAAATTTAAATGCTGCGCTAGTATCCGAACATATTAAAGTATATGGGATTCAAGTTCTGACAAAATCGCTGGAAGAAAGATTTTTAGAAATGACGGGAGGAAACGAAATTGTCTAA
- a CDS encoding ABC transporter ATP-binding protein encodes MIQLDHVTKKFGDVTALKDVSLTLEKGKIIGVLGANGSGKSTLLKLIAGLVSPTAGNVFVDGEKVTRKISSKVVYLSELDVYYDSFTVQDMIEFYASQFSDFRTEKARNILAFMQIDPSKKLKQLSKGGRGRAKIAFALAREAPVLLMDEPLSGLDPMVRESIIKGLVSFVDLERQTIVVTTHEINEIEPLLDEAVFLRDGMVAEHVHVDELRETNRDSVASRLKKMDKGEE; translated from the coding sequence ATGATTCAATTGGATCATGTGACAAAAAAGTTTGGCGACGTTACGGCGCTAAAGGATGTTTCGTTAACCTTGGAAAAAGGGAAAATCATTGGTGTCCTTGGCGCAAACGGCAGCGGCAAATCGACGCTTTTAAAGTTAATCGCCGGATTAGTTTCGCCAACGGCAGGAAATGTGTTTGTTGACGGTGAAAAAGTAACGAGGAAAATCAGCAGCAAAGTCGTGTATTTATCGGAGCTGGACGTCTATTATGATAGTTTTACGGTTCAAGATATGATTGAGTTTTACGCATCGCAATTTAGCGATTTTCGAACAGAAAAAGCGCGTAACATCTTAGCGTTTATGCAAATTGATCCGTCTAAAAAATTAAAGCAACTATCCAAAGGCGGGCGGGGGCGCGCGAAAATCGCTTTTGCGCTAGCGCGGGAAGCGCCGGTTTTATTAATGGATGAACCGCTGTCCGGACTTGATCCGATGGTGCGCGAATCGATCATCAAAGGACTTGTTTCATTTGTCGATCTGGAACGGCAGACGATTGTAGTGACAACGCATGAAATCAATGAAATCGAGCCGCTGCTCGATGAAGCCGTTTTTCTCCGCGACGGCATGGTGGCGGAACACGTTCATGTCGATGAATTAAGAGAAACAAACCGCGACAGTGTTGCAAGCCGGCTGAAAAAAATGGATAAGGGAGAGGAATGA
- a CDS encoding GntR family transcriptional regulator, producing the protein MVEEFDTTKPIYMQIMEMINKKIARNEWKAGEKLPSVREMAVKTGVNPNTIQRTYSELERMGIVETRRGQGTFVTENEEAIGRLREKLKQDIVDDFIRNMAELGFTLDDMIAALKNYKGDKERGEQ; encoded by the coding sequence GTGGTCGAGGAGTTTGATACAACGAAACCGATATATATGCAAATAATGGAAATGATAAATAAAAAAATTGCCCGAAACGAATGGAAGGCGGGGGAGAAGCTGCCGTCTGTCCGCGAGATGGCAGTGAAAACAGGAGTGAATCCGAACACGATACAGCGCACATATAGCGAATTGGAAAGGATGGGGATTGTGGAAACACGGCGCGGTCAAGGAACGTTTGTCACGGAAAATGAAGAAGCCATCGGGCGGTTGCGTGAGAAGTTGAAGCAGGACATTGTCGATGACTTTATCCGAAACATGGCGGAGCTTGGGTTTACGCTGGACGATATGATCGCCGCATTGAAAAACTACAAAGGGGATAAAGAAAGGGGAGAGCAATGA
- the pheT gene encoding phenylalanine--tRNA ligase subunit beta: protein MFVSYKWLQEYVDLTGITAKELADRITKSGIEVESVEVLNKGAKGVVVGHVLEREQHPNADKLSKCLVDIGEGEPVQIICGAPNVAKGQKVAVAKVGAVLPGGLKIKRAKLRGEESNGMICSLQELGIESKLVPKEYADGIFVFPSDAPVGADALELLNLDDEVLELGLTPNRADCLSMIGVAYEVAAILGRNVKLPVTEIQENGENVHDYISVRVDAPEDNPVYAGRIVKNVKIGPSPLWMQARLMAAGIRPHNNVVDITNYILLEYGQPLHAFDYDRLGSKEIVVRRAKAGETIVTLDDTKRTLTEDHLVITNGTEPVALAGVMGGANSEVRDDTTTVFIESAYFTSPAIRKASKDLGLRSEASTRFEKGIDPARTKEALDRAAALMAEYAGGEVIGGVVEVNTLKEQEVTVTVTLDRINRVLGTAITKDEVAAILTNLQFAFTENNGTFTITVPSRRRDISIEEDIIEEVARLYGYDRLPATLPVAEAKPGKLTPYQAKRRQVRRYLEDVGLFQAITYSLTSAEKATMFALETAEPIRLALPMSEERSVLRQSLIPHLLEVASYNRARQVENIAVYETGAVYLASGENELPSEKERLAGIITGVWHAHLWQGEKKAVDFYVAKGILDGLFELLGLTNRIEYKQAKREHMHPGRTADILLDGKTVGFVGQLHPVVQKEYDLKETYVFELALADLLNADVEDIRYAPIPRFPSIARDIALVVDENVVAGELQKAIIEAGGSLLKEVSIFDVYKGDRLPDGKKSIAFSLRYYDPERTLTDEEVTAVHEKVIQAVKQQFGATLRG, encoded by the coding sequence ATGTTTGTTTCGTATAAATGGCTGCAAGAATATGTTGACCTTACGGGAATCACCGCAAAAGAACTGGCCGACCGCATTACGAAAAGCGGCATTGAAGTCGAAAGTGTGGAAGTATTAAATAAAGGGGCAAAAGGGGTTGTCGTCGGGCATGTTCTTGAGCGCGAGCAACATCCAAACGCCGATAAATTAAGCAAATGCCTCGTCGATATCGGCGAAGGTGAGCCAGTGCAAATTATTTGCGGCGCCCCGAACGTCGCCAAAGGGCAAAAGGTAGCGGTGGCAAAAGTTGGCGCCGTTTTGCCGGGCGGCTTGAAAATTAAACGGGCGAAGCTGCGCGGCGAAGAATCAAACGGCATGATCTGTTCCTTGCAAGAGCTCGGCATCGAATCGAAATTAGTGCCGAAGGAATACGCTGATGGCATTTTCGTTTTTCCAAGCGACGCTCCGGTTGGCGCCGATGCGCTGGAATTATTAAATTTAGACGATGAAGTATTAGAGCTTGGACTTACGCCAAACCGCGCCGACTGCCTCAGCATGATCGGCGTCGCCTATGAAGTGGCGGCGATTTTAGGCCGCAACGTAAAGCTGCCGGTCACCGAGATTCAAGAAAATGGCGAAAACGTTCACGATTATATTTCTGTGCGCGTCGACGCTCCGGAAGACAACCCGGTATATGCGGGGCGCATTGTGAAAAACGTGAAAATCGGCCCGTCGCCGCTTTGGATGCAAGCGCGCTTGATGGCGGCAGGGATCCGTCCGCATAACAATGTCGTTGATATAACCAACTACATTTTGCTTGAATATGGACAGCCGCTTCATGCGTTTGACTATGACCGGCTTGGCTCGAAAGAAATTGTCGTGCGCCGCGCGAAAGCAGGCGAAACCATTGTCACATTGGATGATACGAAGCGCACATTAACAGAAGACCACCTTGTGATTACAAACGGTACGGAGCCAGTGGCGCTGGCTGGCGTGATGGGCGGCGCGAATTCTGAAGTGCGAGATGACACGACAACGGTGTTTATCGAATCCGCTTATTTCACAAGCCCTGCCATCCGCAAAGCGTCGAAAGACCTTGGTTTGCGCAGTGAAGCAAGCACGCGCTTTGAAAAAGGCATTGACCCGGCGCGGACAAAAGAAGCGTTAGACCGTGCGGCCGCGTTAATGGCTGAGTACGCTGGCGGCGAAGTCATTGGCGGTGTTGTCGAAGTGAATACGTTAAAAGAGCAAGAAGTGACGGTTACCGTTACGTTAGACCGCATTAACCGCGTGCTTGGCACAGCGATTACAAAAGACGAAGTGGCGGCGATTTTAACCAACTTGCAATTTGCGTTTACGGAAAATAACGGAACGTTTACGATTACAGTCCCATCACGCCGCCGCGATATTTCGATTGAAGAAGATATTATTGAAGAAGTAGCGAGATTATATGGCTATGACCGTTTGCCGGCAACATTGCCAGTCGCGGAGGCAAAGCCGGGCAAATTGACGCCGTATCAAGCAAAACGCCGGCAAGTGCGCCGTTATTTAGAAGACGTTGGTCTTTTCCAAGCGATTACGTATTCTCTGACAAGCGCGGAAAAAGCGACGATGTTCGCGCTAGAAACGGCGGAACCGATCCGCTTGGCGCTGCCGATGAGCGAAGAGCGCAGCGTTCTTCGGCAAAGCCTCATTCCTCACCTTTTGGAGGTAGCGAGCTACAACCGCGCGCGCCAAGTCGAAAACATCGCCGTCTATGAAACAGGCGCGGTATATCTGGCAAGCGGCGAAAACGAACTGCCAAGCGAAAAAGAGCGTCTCGCCGGAATCATAACAGGCGTATGGCACGCCCACTTATGGCAAGGAGAGAAAAAAGCGGTCGATTTCTATGTTGCAAAAGGCATTTTAGACGGCTTGTTTGAATTGCTTGGTTTAACGAATCGCATCGAATATAAGCAAGCGAAACGGGAACATATGCATCCGGGACGCACCGCTGATATTTTGCTCGATGGCAAGACGGTCGGCTTTGTCGGCCAGCTTCATCCGGTTGTGCAAAAAGAGTACGATTTAAAAGAAACATACGTATTTGAACTTGCCTTGGCCGACTTGTTAAACGCGGACGTGGAGGACATCCGCTATGCGCCAATTCCGCGTTTCCCATCGATAGCGCGCGATATTGCGCTTGTCGTTGATGAAAACGTCGTTGCCGGCGAATTGCAAAAAGCGATTATCGAAGCGGGCGGCAGCTTGCTTAAGGAAGTGTCCATTTTCGACGTATACAAAGGAGACCGCCTTCCAGACGGCAAAAAATCGATCGCCTTCTCGCTCCGTTACTATGATCCGGAACGCACATTAACCGATGAAGAAGTGACCGCTGTTCACGAGAAAGTGATCCAAGCGGTAAAACAACAATTCGGCGCGACATTGCGCGGATAA
- the pheS gene encoding phenylalanine--tRNA ligase subunit alpha produces the protein MKERLQQLQQEALKKIEQASDLKALNEVRVAYLGKKGPITEVLRGMGSLSPEERPVIGALANEVRQAIQSALEAKQAKLEQEEVEKKLAAEAIDVTLPGRPIRRGNHHPLTRVIEEIEDLFIGMGYTIAEGPEVEKDYYNFEALNLPKGHPARDMQDSFYITEEILLRTHTSPVQARTMEKHQGRGPVKIICPGKVYRRDNDDATHSHQFTQIEGLVVDENIRMSDLKGTLREFARKMFGEDREIRFRPSFFPFTEPSVEVDVSCFHCGGHGCSVCKGTGWIEILGAGMVHPNVLEMAGFDSKKYTGFAFGMGPERIAMLKYGIDDIRHFYQNDIRFLQQFHRV, from the coding sequence ATGAAAGAACGGCTGCAGCAGCTTCAACAAGAAGCGCTCAAAAAAATTGAACAAGCCAGTGACTTGAAAGCACTCAATGAGGTGCGCGTCGCTTATCTTGGCAAAAAAGGGCCAATTACGGAAGTGCTCCGCGGCATGGGATCATTATCGCCAGAAGAGCGCCCGGTCATCGGTGCGCTCGCCAACGAAGTGCGGCAAGCGATCCAAAGCGCGCTAGAAGCAAAGCAAGCGAAGCTCGAGCAAGAAGAAGTCGAGAAAAAATTAGCAGCGGAAGCGATTGATGTCACGCTTCCAGGCCGCCCAATCAGAAGAGGAAATCATCATCCGCTTACGCGCGTCATTGAAGAAATCGAAGACTTGTTCATTGGCATGGGCTATACGATTGCCGAAGGGCCGGAAGTGGAAAAAGATTATTACAATTTTGAAGCGTTGAACTTGCCAAAAGGCCACCCGGCGCGCGATATGCAAGATTCGTTCTACATTACCGAAGAAATTTTGCTCCGTACCCATACGTCGCCGGTGCAAGCGCGCACGATGGAAAAACATCAAGGGCGCGGGCCGGTGAAAATCATTTGCCCGGGAAAAGTGTACCGCCGCGACAACGATGATGCGACACACTCGCATCAATTTACGCAAATCGAAGGGCTTGTCGTCGATGAAAACATCCGTATGAGCGATTTAAAAGGAACGCTTCGCGAATTTGCCCGCAAAATGTTTGGCGAAGACCGTGAAATCCGTTTCCGCCCAAGCTTTTTCCCATTCACTGAGCCATCGGTTGAAGTCGATGTGTCCTGCTTCCATTGCGGCGGCCATGGCTGCAGCGTCTGCAAAGGGACAGGATGGATTGAAATTTTAGGCGCCGGCATGGTTCATCCAAACGTATTAGAAATGGCCGGATTTGATTCGAAAAAATATACCGGTTTCGCATTTGGCATGGGGCCGGAGCGCATTGCCATGCTCAAGTACGGCATTGATGACATTCGGCATTTTTATCAAAATGACATTCGTTTCTTGCAACAATTCCATCGCGTATAA
- a CDS encoding NUDIX domain-containing protein, whose product MAEARIFGDRLEHVHYHVRKGAYAVSINDGMVAAVKTPTGYFLPGGGLEGTETLENCLKREVLGETGHHIRILLFIGRAQKYFYSTTFHDYMASDGFFYIAEIVGGHHSVCEKDHELVWISRKDIPQVLLPEHQAWVAEETFRLLE is encoded by the coding sequence ATGGCAGAAGCGCGGATATTTGGCGATCGCCTTGAGCATGTGCATTATCATGTCCGAAAAGGCGCCTATGCGGTGAGCATCAATGACGGCATGGTCGCTGCCGTGAAAACGCCAACCGGATATTTTTTGCCCGGCGGCGGATTGGAAGGGACAGAAACATTGGAAAACTGTCTCAAACGCGAAGTTTTGGGAGAAACGGGGCATCACATCCGTATTCTCCTATTTATCGGACGTGCGCAAAAGTATTTTTACTCAACGACTTTTCATGACTATATGGCTAGCGATGGGTTTTTCTACATAGCAGAAATTGTGGGAGGGCACCATTCTGTTTGCGAAAAAGACCACGAACTAGTGTGGATTTCACGCAAAGATATTCCGCAAGTATTATTGCCCGAGCATCAAGCATGGGTAGCAGAAGAAACATTTCGTTTACTTGAGTGA
- a CDS encoding TrmH family RNA methyltransferase gives MKRIESVKNPQVKQWKKLLMKKERDKTGLFLIEGFHLVEEALKSNISIIQLIVKENKAIPATWDISGIPVAIVTEDVMKAISDTETPQGIAAVCEQFLYGDIDWTRANVLLIDAVQDPGNIGTMIRTADAAGIDAVILGKGCADLYNPKVIRATQGSLFHLPIIRGNLREWIEKLQEQNVPIYGTSLENGEDYRRINPPRPFALLVGNEGSGVHKELLQMTTKNLYIPIYGQAESLNVAVAAGILLYHLRGTLQNE, from the coding sequence TTGAAACGGATCGAATCGGTAAAAAATCCGCAAGTGAAGCAGTGGAAAAAGCTGCTGATGAAAAAGGAGCGGGATAAAACAGGGCTGTTTCTGATCGAAGGATTTCATTTAGTGGAAGAAGCGTTGAAAAGCAACATATCCATTATCCAATTGATTGTGAAAGAGAATAAGGCGATTCCGGCAACATGGGATATCAGCGGCATCCCGGTGGCCATCGTTACGGAAGACGTGATGAAGGCGATCAGCGACACGGAAACACCGCAAGGCATCGCGGCCGTTTGCGAGCAGTTTCTTTATGGCGATATAGACTGGACGCGGGCGAATGTGCTTCTGATTGACGCCGTGCAAGATCCGGGCAACATCGGCACGATGATCCGCACCGCTGATGCAGCGGGAATCGATGCGGTCATCCTTGGCAAGGGTTGCGCAGATTTGTACAACCCGAAAGTCATCCGCGCGACGCAAGGTTCGCTTTTCCATTTGCCCATTATTCGCGGAAATCTCCGGGAATGGATCGAGAAGCTGCAAGAGCAGAACGTTCCGATTTACGGTACATCGTTAGAAAACGGAGAAGATTATCGCCGCATCAACCCGCCGCGACCGTTTGCCTTGCTTGTTGGCAATGAAGGAAGCGGGGTTCATAAGGAATTGCTGCAAATGACGACGAAAAATTTATACATTCCGATTTATGGACAGGCCGAGTCGCTCAATGTCGCCGTTGCCGCCGGCATTTTGCTTTATCATTTGCGTGGGACGTTACAGAATGAATGA
- the sspI gene encoding small acid-soluble spore protein SspI, producing the protein MDLNLRHAIMQNVANNTKEQLEDTIEDAIERREEKYLPGLGVLFEAIWTHASEQQKEEMLDTLEQAVKQQA; encoded by the coding sequence ATGGATTTGAACTTGCGCCATGCGATTATGCAAAATGTCGCCAACAACACAAAGGAGCAATTAGAAGATACGATCGAGGACGCGATTGAGCGCCGCGAGGAAAAATATCTGCCAGGTCTTGGCGTGCTGTTTGAGGCAATTTGGACTCATGCGAGCGAGCAACAAAAAGAAGAAATGCTCGACACATTGGAACAAGCAGTGAAACAACAAGCATAA
- a CDS encoding class I SAM-dependent methyltransferase → MNIWNADVYDEKLSFVSELGKSLIEMLNPKQGENILDLGCGTGELTNEIAKRGCKVAGLDASSHMVEKARKKYPHISFFVDRGETFRTQERYDAIFSNAALHWMKEAENVVQSMALALREGGRLVAEFGGKGNVDAIVKAIETVLLTNYGIDAKEKNPWYFPSIGEYSSLLEKYGFRVIYASHFARPTPLPDGDQGLDHWLDGFAGAFFADFELAEKTLAYQKIKSRLKAYLWKDGKWIADYKRIRIIAVKEGKA, encoded by the coding sequence ATGAATATTTGGAATGCTGATGTATATGACGAGAAATTATCATTTGTATCTGAATTAGGAAAAAGCTTGATAGAGATGTTAAATCCGAAACAAGGAGAAAACATTCTCGATTTAGGCTGCGGGACAGGGGAGCTTACCAATGAAATTGCGAAACGAGGCTGCAAAGTTGCCGGGCTGGATGCGTCTTCACATATGGTTGAAAAAGCCCGTAAAAAATATCCGCATATTTCCTTTTTTGTTGATAGAGGGGAGACGTTTCGCACACAAGAACGCTATGACGCTATTTTTTCGAATGCTGCATTGCATTGGATGAAAGAAGCCGAAAACGTTGTGCAATCGATGGCTCTCGCCCTGCGCGAGGGCGGCCGGCTGGTCGCCGAATTTGGCGGGAAAGGAAACGTAGATGCTATTGTGAAAGCAATAGAAACCGTTTTATTAACAAACTATGGCATTGATGCAAAAGAAAAAAATCCGTGGTATTTTCCGAGCATTGGAGAATATAGCAGCTTGCTCGAAAAGTACGGTTTTCGCGTCATATATGCCAGCCATTTCGCCCGCCCTACTCCTTTGCCTGATGGCGATCAAGGATTAGATCATTGGCTGGACGGATTCGCTGGCGCCTTTTTTGCTGATTTCGAATTGGCCGAAAAAACATTGGCTTATCAGAAGATCAAATCACGATTAAAAGCATACTTATGGAAAGATGGAAAATGGATTGCTGATTATAAACGGATTCGAATCATCGCAGTGAAGGAGGGAAAAGCGTGA
- a CDS encoding M42 family metallopeptidase, translating to MAKLDATLTMLKELTDAKGVPGNEREAREVMKKYITPYADEVTTDGLGSLIAKKEGNSNGPKIMVAGHLDEVGFMVTQIDEKGFIRFQTLGGWWSQVMLAQRVTILTRKGEITGVIGSKPPHILPPEARKKPVEIKDMFIDIGATSREEAMEWGVRPGDSIVPYFEFTVLNNEKMLLAKAWDNRIGCAVAIDVLKQLKDAAHPNVVYGVGTVQEEVGLRGARTAAHFIQPDIAFAVDVGIAGDTPGVSEKEAMGKLGAGPHIVLYDATMVSHRGLRDFVIDVAEELNIPYHFDAMPGGGTDAGAIHLTASGVPSLTIAIPTRYIHSHAAILHRDDYENTVKLLVEVIKRLDAEKVKQITFE from the coding sequence ATGGCAAAGCTTGATGCAACATTAACAATGCTAAAAGAATTGACGGACGCTAAAGGCGTTCCGGGCAATGAACGGGAAGCGCGCGAAGTAATGAAAAAGTACATAACTCCTTATGCCGATGAAGTAACGACAGACGGTCTTGGCAGTTTAATCGCGAAAAAGGAAGGAAATAGCAATGGCCCAAAAATTATGGTTGCCGGCCATTTAGACGAAGTTGGCTTTATGGTGACGCAAATCGATGAGAAAGGATTTATCCGCTTTCAAACGTTAGGCGGCTGGTGGAGCCAAGTCATGCTTGCACAGCGCGTCACCATTTTAACGCGCAAAGGAGAAATTACCGGCGTCATCGGTTCGAAACCGCCGCACATTTTGCCGCCGGAAGCGCGCAAAAAGCCAGTCGAAATCAAAGATATGTTCATCGACATCGGCGCGACAAGCCGCGAGGAAGCTATGGAATGGGGCGTGCGCCCGGGCGACTCGATCGTTCCGTATTTTGAGTTTACCGTGTTGAACAATGAAAAAATGCTGCTTGCGAAAGCATGGGATAACCGGATCGGCTGCGCGGTTGCGATTGATGTGCTCAAGCAATTAAAAGATGCCGCTCATCCAAACGTCGTGTACGGTGTCGGCACGGTGCAGGAAGAAGTCGGTTTGCGCGGGGCGAGAACGGCAGCGCATTTCATTCAGCCGGATATCGCTTTTGCTGTGGATGTCGGCATTGCTGGCGATACGCCAGGCGTTTCCGAAAAAGAAGCGATGGGCAAGCTTGGCGCCGGACCGCACATTGTGCTGTACGACGCAACAATGGTGTCCCATCGCGGTTTGCGCGATTTTGTCATTGATGTCGCTGAAGAACTCAACATTCCTTACCATTTTGACGCGATGCCGGGCGGCGGCACTGACGCTGGCGCGATCCATTTAACGGCAAGCGGCGTGCCGTCATTGACGATCGCGATTCCGACACGCTACATCCATTCCCATGCGGCGATTTTGCACCGTGACGATTACGAAAATACGGTAAAATTGCTTGTCGAAGTCATCAAGCGTTTAGACGCGGAAAAAGTAAAACAAATTACCTTTGAATAA
- a CDS encoding dUTP diphosphatase, giving the protein MDLSILYSLQRQLDERIERQHGLQGEDLFDKKVLALLVEIGELANETRCFKFWSVKPSSPQEKVLEEYVDGLHFILSLGLECGFMRSSSFRQTNGNGAQLVEQFLRVYWTVDEFRKTKSQQSYDLLLAEYLQLGEQLGFSFTQIEQAYIQKNKVNHERQNQNY; this is encoded by the coding sequence ATGGATTTATCAATACTTTACTCGCTGCAGCGCCAGTTAGATGAGCGGATTGAAAGACAACATGGATTGCAAGGGGAAGATTTATTCGACAAAAAAGTGCTCGCTCTGCTTGTCGAAATCGGCGAACTTGCAAATGAAACGCGCTGCTTTAAGTTTTGGAGCGTAAAGCCGTCGTCCCCGCAAGAAAAAGTGCTCGAAGAATATGTCGATGGCCTTCATTTTATTTTATCACTCGGACTAGAATGCGGTTTTATGCGCTCATCTTCATTTCGGCAGACCAATGGCAATGGCGCACAGCTTGTTGAACAGTTTTTGCGCGTGTACTGGACAGTGGATGAGTTTCGGAAAACAAAGTCGCAGCAAAGCTACGATCTTCTGTTGGCGGAGTATTTGCAATTAGGGGAACAATTAGGCTTCTCTTTCACGCAAATCGAACAAGCCTACATCCAGAAAAATAAAGTCAATCATGAGCGGCAAAATCAGAATTATTAA